The region GACTGGTGTCATTATGAGCAAAGTATGTTTTCATTACTCAATAAATTTCCTTAATATCAATTTGACATCAAATATTAAACGTTTGGATAGCAGTTTCTAGTGGTGTAATCACACACTGAAATCGGTTTAATGTATATGTCCAACAATTTGTTTGATGTTCAATTAACCTCAAATCAACTTCATGCCAAATATattacatcagtttttttttttttttacatcatatttGACGTGAATTTGGCTGGGAGGTGACTGAAATTAATTTGTGGTAATGAGCTGCAGACCTGTAGGTTGCCAGGTTGTGTGACCTCCAGTAAAGCAATTGCATGGCCAGTCTTGCATGTTGACTGCTCACTTACGATGAGACTCCTTCCAGGAAAAACCTGCTAAATTAATGTGAGATCCCCCTAAacgaggtggggggggggggctgctcTAAATAAACCATCAGCTCTAAATGGTTATGGCAGCAAAAGCATTAATAGGaaggatgtttagatatattCCACCTCAGCACAGCAGGACATATTCATAGTGTTCTTGATTAATGATGCTGtaacatcattttaaattcagtttggaTGGGAATTTCTTCCAGTGGTAACTAGGTAAAAACAGGACATTATTCCCAAACTGAAATTGTTTTAAGGTGTAAGGTAGCCCAATATGTTTGACGTTCAGTTTACATCAAATCAGTGCCATCCaatgttttttatgttattttgatttgcatatttgacctgtatttattttattttatttctttgtcaaTTTTGACGTCTTTTCAATATCAATTGCCAACTGGGTAACTAGcaaaactgtgagatataaaaccAAAATTGTGAGAACTAAAGTCAGTATTGTAAAacagaaagtcagaattgcaagctaTAGActaacaattctgagaaaaagttagaattgcgagaagttaactcaaaattgtgaaatatgaacTTTCAATTTCTAGaaatgaagtcagaattgtgagatttagtTCATTTCCAGTGGGAAGCCTCTTGTTTTGTATGTCAGATATCGAGACTATGATAGTTTGTTTCCATGAGTTTGTtgtatgaaatattttatgaatataatgtgGATATTTAGGGTCCTTTTTGCAATTgcacatgtatttttattgtatgtgtgtatgaatgGATGCACATTTGTGTATGTATCAACAGattcatatgcatatgtgtgcatgcacatatcatttattattatttggtgtAGTATTATTGAATATGTtttgaatatctgtttttatatttcttgaATATTATTTAGCAGTTTATCTTTCTAAAGTAATTAAATCTCATTATTACTAAGCAGAAAAGTAAATAAACGTCAAAGTTTTATTCTGTGATTTATCTCTATCCTTTAAACAGTTTTTACGGTAAAAACATCAGATGTTTTTGGACATTCAAAATGGACATTTCTCACAACAACTCTTCTTTCTTTACAGCAGCATCATCTATCTAACACCACCTGCCACCAAACCGTGAGCAGCCATTCAGTACGTCAGGACATGAACTCCTCAGAGTGGCCCGCACTTCCTCCGAACTCGTCTTTCAGTCACACAAACCACAGCAATGAGTCAAGCAGGTCCAAGTCGAGTGCTCCAGCCGCCTGTGAGCAGGTACTCATCGCACCTGAGGTCTTCCTTACACTGGGCCTCATCAGCCTGCTCGAAAACATCCTGGTCATCCTTGCCATTGTGAAGAACAAGAACCTCCACTCGCCCATGTACTTCTTCGTCTGCAGTCTGGCAGTGGCCGACATGTTAGTGAGCGTGTCCAACGCATGGGAAACAATAGTCATCCACCTGCTGGCAAACAGGAGCTTGGTGATTGAGGATCACTTCATCCGTCAGATGGATAACGTCTTCGATTCTCTCATCTGTATCTCCGTGGTGGCGTCTATGTGGAGCCTGTTAGCGATCGCGGTGGATCGCTACGTGACTATCTTCTATGCTCTGCGTTATCATAATATAATGACCGTATGGCGAGCTGGGATTCTCATCGGCAGCATCTGGATCTTCTCCACAGGATGTGGGATCATCTTCATCATCTACTCTGACACGAAGCCTGTGGTGGTGTGCCTGGTGGCCATGTTCTTTGCCATGCTGCTGCTGATGGCGTCGCTCTACAGCCACATGTTCCTGCTGGCCCGTTCGCATGTCAAACGCATGGCGTCATTGCCGGGCTATAACGCCAACATCAGGCAGAGAGCTAGCATGAAGGGTGCCGTCACCCTCACCATACTACTGGGCATCTTTATCGTGTGCTGGGCGCCATTTTTTCTCCATCTCATCCTCATGATCTCCTGCCCGCGGAACATTTACTGCGTCTGCTTCATGTCACACTTTAACATGTACCTGATACTCATCATGTGTAACTCTGTGATTGACCCACTGATCTATGCGCTCAGGAGCCAAGAGATGAGAAAGACCTTTAAAGAGATCTTCTGCTGTGACGGACTACGAAGCCTCTGGAACCTGGTCAGCAAATATTGAGCAGGATTCCTAGAAGAACCTTTAAGGATGAACTGATGGATGAATGTGtgtatagatggatggatggatcggtGCATAATTGCAGTGGAGGAGGGGTTGAAGGTAAAGAGCCTGAACCCTTTAATAAGGAACAGTATATATTATTTGTACAAGCTTTTCCATGCACAGTACCTCATCatgtgaaatgttttaatgttgcaGTGGatgttttatgttgtgtttttgtaaagtaCTGAAGTGTTCATAATGTGACattgttatgtatatatttataagaaTTACATCTTCCAGTTGTCAGGGCAATGCATTTTGTGCACAAATACAGCTTTAATATTAATCTGTAGAATAGATatgtgtccccccccccccccccccccagagagGACAGAAACACAACCATAAGCAGACATAACAAACTAAAACATAATTACGCAAACATTATACGTGTATGCAGGATAAAAACAGCATAGAAACATACAAACTGTTGTGAATAATATTGTAGTGCATCTGGGAAACCATGAAAGTCTTACAATATGTACAATGCATatgtcaaaatatttgtttaaataaatgaaattgatttatatattttattgtcaaGTAAGCAGaatattattttgtatcattGTGAGATAAAAGATTCCATCTATAATTGTGTGTTATGCAAATGTGCAATGAATGTAAAATATGCATGTGCCTATAAATGGTTGACATATTTTGTCTAGTCTTCTgattttttaattgcaattaaaaaccAGCTGGTAATTCTTCTTCGTAAAGATTGTATGGGTATATTATGATTGCTAAGTATTCTATCTCATAAGTGACAGGCCTTTTAATGAGCTACTGGTTGGACAAATATATAATTTCCTGTATACAAAAAGATTTTGTAACACTTTATGATAATATTCAatgttttagctttagttaatgCACTAACACtcatgaactaaaaatgaaaaaggttctgtttttattttttattttttgctgtttgttttgtttttaattcattgcactacttttattcagcaaacatggatgcattaaattgatcaaacatcatttcagtttttatttagtttaacttcagGTACCAaactaaaactgtttttaaaaataatacaaaataaataaaaactgttccaaaaaataaaaaaagaataaaaatgaaaggCAAAACTAAATTACCTAAACTTTAAACCTAAAAtggaaacaaaatataaaaaaagaattcaatttttttaaactagttttaaactcgattttaataatatactagtatatttatacaatacattaactaaaattaaaaatgattttagaagtatttttcattatGTTAGTTTGTTTCAACTAATGcatttaactaatattaacagatattatgaagtgttaccaacaGTGTTATACTCATAgactaatacattttaacaagttgaattataaatgataatgtattattaaacaaATGATATCCAATTCACAAATTAACACTGgtgtaataaatatttgttactgTACTTATACCTAGGTTAATGCATTAACTCAAGAGAGAATGAGTGTTATGGCACAGTTTGCTTTAAATACATATTGTTGTAGCCTCTTTCATTTCCATTTGAAAAAGCAGCAGTTctgtagacttttttttatcCTTCAGCAGTGTGAAGCATGTATTGCTGGGACACACGCCTCACTCAGACACATTCTTTAAAGATCCTTGAAGCTGAACACAGGAACACTTTCTTGTAGGTGTTGCGCAGCTCCGTGCTACGGAAAGCATAAATGGCTGGCTCAATGACTGCGTGACTCACCAGTAGCAGTACATGCAGCTGGAAGAGTGAGCGGTAGCACTCACAGTACGGGTTCTCTGGGCAAATCATTGAAATCAGCAGATGAAGAGAGAAAGGAGCCCAGCAGGCCACAAACACCCCAATCAAGATGGTTAGTGTCAGCGCCCCCCTCAAGCCACTTTGTCTCTGGCGCGCGTGAAGTCCTGGCATAGATGCGATCCTGTTGGCATGGTGGCGCGCTAACAGGAACATATGTACATAGAGCAAGAGGATGAGGAGCAGAGCTGTGAAGAAGAGCACAACGAAGAAGATTTTCACCGTAGCAGCATTGGAGAACCCGATCATGAGCACTCCGCTGGTGCCACAGAACACCCAGATGGTGGACAACGTTACCACCACGCGACGCATGGTCATGAGCGTGTGATAGCGTAGAGCGTGGAATATGCTGATGTAGCGGTCCACGGCTATGGTGAGGATGCTGAAGATGGAGCCCAGGAAGCACATGCAGAGTAGAGAGTCCATGATGTCATCTATATTTAGCTCGAAACGACCGTTCAGGTGTCCGGCCTCTTTAAACAGCAGCAGGATGGTCTCCAAAGACTTGCAGAGGCTGGAGATGGTGTTAAACACGGCCAGGTTGCAGATGAAGCAGTACATAGGAGAGTGAAGGTTCCTGTTCTTGATGACGGCTAGGATCACCAAGATGTTCTCGCTCAGACTGGCCACAGCGATGGCCATGAACACCTGACTGGGGACCTGGACCTCAGCGCAGTCTGTGGGGTGTGTGGATAGAGCTTCAGTGCTCGAGTTCATGATCGATGGAGCTCTCTTGGTTGTTGGATTGTAGATTAGCTGAAGATCTGATGTGAAATGACCTGgaggaaacatttttattattgttagagACAATGGGTATAACTTGTTAATCTCTTTGgtctgtttttattcagcaaagatacattaaatagatcaaaagggacagtaagGAAGcttttgattttca is a window of Carassius auratus strain Wakin chromosome 16, ASM336829v1, whole genome shotgun sequence DNA encoding:
- the mc5rb gene encoding melanocortin 5b receptor isoform X1 — protein: MLSNQHHLSNTTCHQTVSSHSVRQDMNSSEWPALPPNSSFSHTNHSNESSRSKSSAPAACEQVLIAPEVFLTLGLISLLENILVILAIVKNKNLHSPMYFFVCSLAVADMLVSVSNAWETIVIHLLANRSLVIEDHFIRQMDNVFDSLICISVVASMWSLLAIAVDRYVTIFYALRYHNIMTVWRAGILIGSIWIFSTGCGIIFIIYSDTKPVVVCLVAMFFAMLLLMASLYSHMFLLARSHVKRMASLPGYNANIRQRASMKGAVTLTILLGIFIVCWAPFFLHLILMISCPRNIYCVCFMSHFNMYLILIMCNSVIDPLIYALRSQEMRKTFKEIFCCDGLRSLWNLVSKY
- the mc5rb gene encoding melanocortin 5b receptor isoform X2 — its product is MLSNHHLSNTTCHQTVSSHSVRQDMNSSEWPALPPNSSFSHTNHSNESSRSKSSAPAACEQVLIAPEVFLTLGLISLLENILVILAIVKNKNLHSPMYFFVCSLAVADMLVSVSNAWETIVIHLLANRSLVIEDHFIRQMDNVFDSLICISVVASMWSLLAIAVDRYVTIFYALRYHNIMTVWRAGILIGSIWIFSTGCGIIFIIYSDTKPVVVCLVAMFFAMLLLMASLYSHMFLLARSHVKRMASLPGYNANIRQRASMKGAVTLTILLGIFIVCWAPFFLHLILMISCPRNIYCVCFMSHFNMYLILIMCNSVIDPLIYALRSQEMRKTFKEIFCCDGLRSLWNLVSKY
- the mc2r gene encoding adrenocorticotropic hormone receptor codes for the protein MFDEKNGHFTSDLQLIYNPTTKRAPSIMNSSTEALSTHPTDCAEVQVPSQVFMAIAVASLSENILVILAVIKNRNLHSPMYCFICNLAVFNTISSLCKSLETILLLFKEAGHLNGRFELNIDDIMDSLLCMCFLGSIFSILTIAVDRYISIFHALRYHTLMTMRRVVVTLSTIWVFCGTSGVLMIGFSNAATVKIFFVVLFFTALLLILLLYVHMFLLARHHANRIASMPGLHARQRQSGLRGALTLTILIGVFVACWAPFSLHLLISMICPENPYCECYRSLFQLHVLLLVSHAVIEPAIYAFRSTELRNTYKKVFLCSASRIFKECV